In Pseudomonas sp. P5_109, the genomic window TCTTGGTACTCTCTTCACCGCTGTATCCATCAATGCCATGGCGCAAGCGCCTGGCGGCCCGGATTGCGGTTGGGGCAACATGCTGTTCGAAGGCCAGCGTGGTACTCCAGCTCACTTCCTGGCATCCACCACCAACGGCACTTCCGGCAACGCAACCTTCGGTATGACCTCCGGCACCAACGGCTGCGCAACCAATGCGGCGCTGACCTATGGCGGCAAATCCTGGTTTGCCATGAATGGCATGATGAACGAGCTGTCCGAAGACATGGCCAAAGGTCAGGGCGAAGCGCTGACCACCTA contains:
- a CDS encoding DUF3015 domain-containing protein; the encoded protein is MKRILLGTLFTAVSINAMAQAPGGPDCGWGNMLFEGQRGTPAHFLASTTNGTSGNATFGMTSGTNGCATNAALTYGGKSWFAMNGMMNELSEDMAKGQGEALTTYAVVLGVAPEDRAHFAAVTHEHFQQIFSKADVTAEDVHTNTLAVLKADPRLAKYATQA